A region of Anaerobranca gottschalkii DSM 13577 DNA encodes the following proteins:
- a CDS encoding endonuclease MutS2: MDKKYLQTLEFYKIVKMLENKALTPMGKEKCLGVFPEQDKDRLLELLNFTSEGVISYNYGNPPLVELKDISSSLYRAGKGGLLNGLELYEIQRTLQGAKELKIFFTKIKNLTPRINNLLQLMDECKELKSQLSISIGDNGTILDTASSELKAIRKQIFRSEGELKERLERFVKSPQNQKYLQEGLVTQRNDRYVVPVKVEHKGQVTGIVHDFSASGSTVYVEPSFAVEIANKIQELKIKEKQEIERILYNLTNLVSQNKGALEYINNLIGELDFILAKAKLAKELRGTEPVINDEGFIHIKEGRHPLIPFEEVVPITLELGKDFTTLVITGPNTGGKTVTLKTVGLLTLMAQSGMFVPAQEGSSFPILEGVYADIGDEQSIEQSLSTFSSHMTNIINIIENATTNSLVLFDELGAGTDPLEGSALATAILDFFKERGTLTVATTHYSQLKSYAYENSGVENASVEFDHLTLRPTYKLLIGIPGKSNAFEISKRLGLSEEIIHRAKELISKDTLKVDEMIKDLEEKRMFYEKKLKELELSVQQYNQKNSELQEKLEELSAKKETIIQKAKEEANKILRLAKREGESLIEELKQIHKEVEKGEVQRYLQEAREKMKNISPIKEESTLKGNLTKEKIKVGMEVKLLDINQKGIVLELPDENNQVLCQVGIIKVKTALENLEGVPQSAKVSFNNKGGTKTVTSKGEHSSTTLDIRGQNVEEAILNIDKFLDSCFISGFKEVTIIHGKGTGALRAGVQQYLKKHPHVKSVRLGGYYDGGEGASIVTLD; the protein is encoded by the coding sequence ATGGATAAAAAATACTTACAAACACTAGAATTTTACAAAATAGTAAAGATGTTAGAGAATAAAGCTTTAACACCTATGGGGAAGGAAAAATGTCTAGGAGTTTTTCCAGAACAAGATAAAGACAGATTATTAGAACTACTAAATTTTACTTCTGAAGGGGTGATTTCATATAACTATGGAAATCCGCCATTAGTAGAGTTAAAGGATATTTCTTCATCCCTCTATAGGGCAGGTAAAGGTGGATTATTAAACGGATTAGAACTTTATGAAATTCAGCGAACCCTACAAGGAGCTAAAGAACTAAAAATTTTCTTTACTAAAATAAAAAATTTAACTCCTAGAATAAATAACTTATTACAGTTAATGGATGAGTGTAAGGAATTGAAAAGCCAACTCTCTATTAGTATAGGTGATAATGGTACTATTTTAGATACTGCATCTAGCGAATTAAAGGCTATAAGGAAACAGATCTTCCGTTCTGAAGGTGAACTTAAGGAAAGGTTAGAGAGATTTGTAAAGTCTCCTCAAAATCAGAAGTATTTACAAGAAGGACTTGTTACCCAAAGAAATGATAGATATGTGGTTCCGGTAAAAGTTGAACATAAAGGGCAAGTAACAGGGATTGTCCACGATTTTTCTGCCAGTGGTTCTACAGTTTACGTGGAACCTAGTTTTGCTGTAGAAATAGCTAATAAAATTCAAGAATTGAAAATAAAAGAAAAACAAGAGATAGAAAGGATTCTCTATAATTTAACTAACTTAGTATCACAAAATAAAGGAGCATTAGAATATATCAATAATCTTATTGGTGAACTAGATTTTATTTTAGCAAAAGCAAAATTAGCTAAGGAACTTAGGGGTACTGAACCGGTAATAAATGATGAGGGTTTTATTCATATAAAGGAAGGAAGACATCCGCTAATTCCCTTTGAGGAAGTTGTCCCTATAACTTTAGAATTGGGAAAAGATTTTACAACTTTAGTAATTACTGGTCCTAATACTGGGGGGAAAACCGTTACATTAAAGACAGTGGGATTATTGACCTTAATGGCACAAAGTGGTATGTTTGTACCTGCTCAAGAAGGTAGTAGTTTTCCTATCCTTGAAGGGGTATATGCAGATATAGGAGATGAACAAAGTATAGAACAGTCTTTAAGTACTTTTTCTTCCCATATGACAAATATAATCAATATTATCGAGAATGCTACTACTAATTCTCTGGTATTATTTGATGAATTAGGTGCAGGAACTGACCCCTTAGAAGGTTCGGCATTAGCTACAGCCATCCTTGATTTTTTTAAAGAAAGGGGAACATTGACAGTAGCTACCACCCATTATAGTCAATTGAAAAGTTATGCTTATGAAAACAGTGGTGTTGAAAATGCATCGGTAGAATTTGACCATCTGACATTAAGACCTACATATAAGTTGTTAATAGGAATTCCTGGTAAAAGTAATGCCTTTGAAATTTCTAAAAGGTTAGGTCTTAGTGAAGAGATAATCCATAGGGCAAAGGAACTTATTAGTAAAGATACCCTTAAAGTAGATGAAATGATAAAAGATTTAGAAGAAAAAAGAATGTTTTACGAAAAAAAGTTAAAAGAACTAGAACTATCTGTACAGCAATATAATCAAAAAAATAGTGAATTACAAGAAAAGCTAGAAGAACTTTCCGCTAAAAAAGAAACAATAATACAAAAAGCGAAGGAAGAAGCAAATAAAATTCTTCGCTTAGCTAAAAGGGAAGGGGAAAGCCTTATTGAAGAATTGAAACAAATTCATAAAGAAGTGGAAAAAGGTGAAGTTCAAAGGTATTTGCAAGAAGCAAGGGAAAAAATGAAAAATATTTCCCCCATAAAAGAAGAATCTACTTTAAAAGGAAATTTAACAAAAGAGAAAATAAAAGTAGGTATGGAAGTAAAACTGTTAGATATTAATCAAAAGGGAATTGTTTTAGAGTTGCCAGATGAAAATAATCAAGTATTATGCCAAGTAGGGATTATAAAGGTAAAAACAGCTTTAGAAAATTTAGAAGGAGTTCCCCAATCTGCTAAAGTCTCCTTTAATAATAAAGGTGGAACTAAAACTGTGACTTCAAAAGGAGAGCATTCTAGTACTACCTTAGATATCAGAGGTCAAAATGTCGAAGAAGCCATTTTAAATATTGATAAATTTTTAGACAGTTGTTTTATATCAGGGTTTAAAGAGGTAACAATAATCCATGGTAAAGGTACAGGAGCATTAAGGGCAGGAGTTCAACAATATTTAAAGAAACATCCCCATGTTAAGTCTGTCCGTTTAGGTGGCTATTATGATGGGGGAGAAGGTGCTAGTATTGTCACTTTAGATTAG